Proteins co-encoded in one Osmerus mordax isolate fOsmMor3 chromosome 11, fOsmMor3.pri, whole genome shotgun sequence genomic window:
- the zbtb44 gene encoding zinc finger and BTB domain-containing protein 44 isoform X1 has protein sequence MGVKTFTHSSPSHSQEMLEKLNALRSQGHLCDVTIRVQDQLFLAHRVVLACCSDFFRAALLGRGPDEPDPAVLELHHVTVSGFTPLLEYAYTSTLSISTENIIDVLAAASYMQMFSVASTCSDFMKSSILWSPGGLGGPGGLGGPGGGLVGDKPQDPAPEGASSGLTPLDGSLSPVSSDCSIMERNIPVCRESRRKRKSFVMMSPESPLKCPSQMISSSPQVANPSPSFSEASGQPVDSSLAFPWTFPFGLDRRFHPDKPKQPESPRGLDQMGAAGTVGPEVGRRLSEFLSCESGKASSSLATEEEEDVRVKVERLSDEEVQETCSQPISASQSSLSDQQTVPGSEQVQEDLLISPQSSSIGSMDEGVSEGLPSMQSTANPGTHADDEDRLESLQYPYHLYISPSARPGANGPERPFQCPTCGVRFTRIQNLKQHMLIHSGIKPFQCDRCGKKFTRAYSLKMHRLKHEGKRCFRCQICSATFTSFGEYKHHMRVSRHIIRKPRIYECKTCAAMFTNSGNLIVHLRSLNHEASELANYFQSSDFLVPDYLSQVQEEGSLGQYEELGEEPGFTGPSSSSVQMPVISQVSSSTSGCEGGLLSPDLPDPLDPPDPLDHLEAPALKQEQEAGVCEGLKSHPCSSSPSTSPDGSQVEDVSHIKELDAITIE, from the exons ATGGGGGTGAAGACGTTCACCCACAGCTCTCCCTCCCACAGCCAGGAGATGCTGGAGAAGCTCAATGCCCTGCGTAGCCAGGGTCACCTGTGCGACGTGACCATCCGCGTCCAGGACCAGCTGTTCCTGGCTCACCGAGTGGTGCTGGCCTGCTGCAGTGACTTTTTCCGCGCTGCGTTGCTGGGTCGCGGTCCCGACGAGCCCGACCCGGCCGTGCTGGAGCTGCACCACGTCACCGTCAGTGGCTTCACCCCCCTGTTGGAGTACGcctacacctccaccctctccatcaGCACGGAGAACATCATAGACGTGCTGGCCGCTGCCAGCTACATGCAGATGTTCTCCGTGGCCAGCACCTGCTCCGACTTCATGAAGTCCAGCATCCTGTGGAGCcccgggggcctgggggggcccGGGGGCCTGGGAGGGCCCGGGGGGGGCCTGGTTGGGGACAAGCCCCAAGACCCCGCCCCCGAGGGAGCCTCCTCAGGGCTGACGCCGCTGGATGGGAGCCTGTCGCCCGTGTCGTCCGACTGCAGCATCATGGAGCGGAACATCCCCGTGTGCCGCGAGTCGCGCCGCAAGCGCAAGAGCTTTGTCATGATGTCACCGGAGAGCCCTCTGAAATGCCCCTCGCAGatgatctcctcctccccccaggtggccaacccctccccctccttctccgagGCATCCGGCCAGCCCGTGGACTCCTCGCTGGCCTTCCCCTGGACCTTCCCCTTTGGCCTGGACCGTCGCTTCCACCCTGACAAGCCCAAGCAGCCTGAGAGCCCCCGCGGCCTGGATCAGATGGGTGCGGCCGGGACGGTGGGGCCCGAGGTGGGTCGCAGGCTCAGCGAATTCCTGTCGTGTGAAAGCGGGAAGGCGTCGTCGTCCCTGGcgacggaggaagaggaggacgtcAGGGTTAAGGTGGAGCGCCTCAGCGATGAGGAAGTGCAGGAGACTtgctcacagccaatcagcgcCTCCCAGAGCTCTCTGAGCGACCAGCAGACTGTGCCGGGAAGCGAGCAGGTGCAAGAGGACCTCCTGATCAGCCCCCAGTCCTCCTCTATAG GGTCTATGGATGAGGGCGTTTCAGAAGGCCTACCCTCAATGCAGAGCACAGCCAATCCTGGAACCCATGCCGATGACGAAGACAG GTTGGAGAGCCTGCAGTACCCCTACCACCTGTACATCAGCCCGTCAGCCAGGCCGGGGGCCAACGGCCCGGAGAGACCCTTCCAGTGCCCCACCTGCGGGGTCCGCTTCACACGCATCCAGAACCTCAAGCAGCACATGCTCATACACTCCG GCATTAAGCCCTTCCAGTGTGATCGCTGTGGGAAAAAGTTCACACGGGCCTACTCCCTAAAGATGCACCGGCTCAAGCACGAAGGTAAACGCTGTTTCCGGTGCCAGATATGTAGTGCCACCTTCACCTCCTTCGGTGAATATAAGCACCACATGAGGGTCTCCCGACACATAATCCGCAAGCCGCGGATTTACGAGTGCAAAACATGTGCCGCCATGTTCACCAACTCTGGCAATTTAATTGTTCACCTGAGGAGTCTGAACCATGAGGCGTCCGAACTAGCAAACTACTTCCAGAGCAG TGATTTCCTCGTGCCCGACTACCTGAGccaggtgcaggaggaggggtCTCTGGGTCAGTatgaggagctgggggaggagcctggtttcactggcccctcctcctcctcagtccaGATGCCCGTCATCTCCcaggtctcctcctccacctctggctGCGAGGGTGGCCTCCTGTCCCCGGACCTTCCAGACCCCCTGGACCCCCCGGATCCCCTGGATCACCTGGAGGCCCCGGCCCTcaagcaggagcaggaggctgGGGTGTGCGAGGGGCTGAAGtcccacccctgctcctccagccccagcacgTCCCCGGacggctcccaggtggaggatGTGTCCCACATAAAGGAGCTGGATGCCATCACCATAGAGTGA
- the zbtb44 gene encoding zinc finger and BTB domain-containing protein 44 isoform X2, producing the protein MGVKTFTHSSPSHSQEMLEKLNALRSQGHLCDVTIRVQDQLFLAHRVVLACCSDFFRAALLGRGPDEPDPAVLELHHVTVSGFTPLLEYAYTSTLSISTENIIDVLAAASYMQMFSVASTCSDFMKSSILWSPGGLGGPGGLGGPGGGLVGDKPQDPAPEGASSGLTPLDGSLSPVSSDCSIMERNIPVCRESRRKRKSFVMMSPESPLKCPSQMISSSPQVANPSPSFSEASGQPVDSSLAFPWTFPFGLDRRFHPDKPKQPESPRGLDQMGAAGTVGPEVGRRLSEFLSCESGKASSSLATEEEEDVRVKVERLSDEEVQETCSQPISASQSSLSDQQTVPGSEQVQEDLLISPQSSSIGSMDEGVSEGLPSMQSTANPGTHADDEDRLESLQYPYHLYISPSARPGANGPERPFQCPTCGVRFTRIQNLKQHMLIHSGIKPFQCDRCGKKFTRAYSLKMHRLKHEVISSCPTT; encoded by the exons ATGGGGGTGAAGACGTTCACCCACAGCTCTCCCTCCCACAGCCAGGAGATGCTGGAGAAGCTCAATGCCCTGCGTAGCCAGGGTCACCTGTGCGACGTGACCATCCGCGTCCAGGACCAGCTGTTCCTGGCTCACCGAGTGGTGCTGGCCTGCTGCAGTGACTTTTTCCGCGCTGCGTTGCTGGGTCGCGGTCCCGACGAGCCCGACCCGGCCGTGCTGGAGCTGCACCACGTCACCGTCAGTGGCTTCACCCCCCTGTTGGAGTACGcctacacctccaccctctccatcaGCACGGAGAACATCATAGACGTGCTGGCCGCTGCCAGCTACATGCAGATGTTCTCCGTGGCCAGCACCTGCTCCGACTTCATGAAGTCCAGCATCCTGTGGAGCcccgggggcctgggggggcccGGGGGCCTGGGAGGGCCCGGGGGGGGCCTGGTTGGGGACAAGCCCCAAGACCCCGCCCCCGAGGGAGCCTCCTCAGGGCTGACGCCGCTGGATGGGAGCCTGTCGCCCGTGTCGTCCGACTGCAGCATCATGGAGCGGAACATCCCCGTGTGCCGCGAGTCGCGCCGCAAGCGCAAGAGCTTTGTCATGATGTCACCGGAGAGCCCTCTGAAATGCCCCTCGCAGatgatctcctcctccccccaggtggccaacccctccccctccttctccgagGCATCCGGCCAGCCCGTGGACTCCTCGCTGGCCTTCCCCTGGACCTTCCCCTTTGGCCTGGACCGTCGCTTCCACCCTGACAAGCCCAAGCAGCCTGAGAGCCCCCGCGGCCTGGATCAGATGGGTGCGGCCGGGACGGTGGGGCCCGAGGTGGGTCGCAGGCTCAGCGAATTCCTGTCGTGTGAAAGCGGGAAGGCGTCGTCGTCCCTGGcgacggaggaagaggaggacgtcAGGGTTAAGGTGGAGCGCCTCAGCGATGAGGAAGTGCAGGAGACTtgctcacagccaatcagcgcCTCCCAGAGCTCTCTGAGCGACCAGCAGACTGTGCCGGGAAGCGAGCAGGTGCAAGAGGACCTCCTGATCAGCCCCCAGTCCTCCTCTATAG GGTCTATGGATGAGGGCGTTTCAGAAGGCCTACCCTCAATGCAGAGCACAGCCAATCCTGGAACCCATGCCGATGACGAAGACAG GTTGGAGAGCCTGCAGTACCCCTACCACCTGTACATCAGCCCGTCAGCCAGGCCGGGGGCCAACGGCCCGGAGAGACCCTTCCAGTGCCCCACCTGCGGGGTCCGCTTCACACGCATCCAGAACCTCAAGCAGCACATGCTCATACACTCCG GCATTAAGCCCTTCCAGTGTGATCGCTGTGGGAAAAAGTTCACACGGGCCTACTCCCTAAAGATGCACCGGCTCAAGCACGAAG TGATTTCCTCGTGCCCGACTACCTGA
- the LOC136951458 gene encoding A disintegrin and metalloproteinase with thrombospondin motifs 8-like: MCSVWCLVYLALCIINTADSNSFESEDIVPLRIDRRGGRFWKRSEEQPSFRLSAFGRDFTLNLVPDTSFLSSSLTIQRIKAKDPSILRSSDQGGYPAAEAQADLHKMINHTEESKENLMDCFFSGTVDNKQNSVVAVSLCHGMIGSFITEGNEYMIEPKVMGSGRLERSNEQIHVIKRRKSQKKPGELFDRLNEDNLLIRDVETSSLKAEEGGQSEPRQKRFVSAPRFIETLVVADASMTHLYGDEIQLYILTLMSLTAQLYRHPSLRSPVTLVVVQVLLVEDPEVGPQLSSIAGVALRNFCSWQQLFNPPSQRHPQHYDTAVLFTREDICGQSCDTLGMADVGTMCDPKRSCSVIEDNGLQAAYTAAHELGHVLSMPHDDFPTCKRLFGDVGGGHMMAPLFVHLNQTFPWSPCSALYITEFFDNGHGDCLLDPPETVQPLPRERPGVAFNLDRQCQQAFGEEYLRCPNTSASDLCSRLWCWQEGTTLCATRNSSLPWADGSTCGANRTCLDGECVSHLEASRPRVALDGGWAAWGLWQQCSRTCGGGVKFSYRECSDPVPENGGQYCTGQRVKYQSCNTQSCQQNQGKSFREEQCEKYNRPVHFDFHGNAKQWIPKYTGVSPRDRCKLVCRAQGSSEFRVFEAKVVDGTTCGPDTTAVCVRGQCVKAGCDLVISSSKKMDKCGVCGGTGLSCRKITGSHSRATYGYDDVVTIPAGATNIDIKQRSQRGMKNDGIYLAVRREDGGYVLNGNFSVSTVEQDVAVAGAVLKYSGSSTTLERIQSFQTLRQPLTIQLLATGMDANPPKIKYTFFIPRNTPFIKPKDRKTSLHMIQPFGMPEWVLGEWSECSKSCGSGWSRRNVECRDSAGFLSSQCDRDLKPSDIRACGDLPCPIWQMGPWSSCSRTCGAGQRKRSVVCLDYTGKMVTEERCDPAKQPEPVSGECLNQECL, from the exons ATGTGCTCGGTGTGGTGTTTAGTTTACTTGGCTCTGTGCATTATCAACACTGCCGACTCCAACTCTTTTGAGTCCGAGGACATCGTTCCTCTCCGTATAGACAGGAGAGGCGGTCGGTTCTggaagaggagtgaggagcaGCCGAGTTTCAGACTCAGTGCGTTCGGAAGAGATTTCACCCTAAACTTGGTCCCCGACACCAGCTTTCTATCGTCTTCGCTTACAATACAACGCATTAAAGCAAAAGATCCAAGCATTTTACGCAGCTCCGACCAAGGAGGGTACCCAGCGGCCGAAGCACAGGCGGACCTGCACAAGATGATCAACCATACGGAAGAAAGCAAAGAGAACCTGATGGACTGTTTCTTCTCTGGGACCGTGGACAACAAACAGAACTCCGTGGTAGCTGTCAGTTTGTGTCACGGCATGATCGGGTCATTCATAACTGAAGGAAACGAATACATGATAGAACCCAAAGTTATGGGTTCAGGGAGGCTCGAACGCTCTAATGAACAGATACACGTTATCAAGAGGAGGAAGTCACAAAAAAAACCTGGAGAGCTCTTTGATCGCCTGAACGAGGACAATCTTTTAATACGAGACGTGGAGACTTCATCTCTCAAAGCTGAGGAAGGCGGGCAGAGCGAACCGCGGCAGAAACGTTTCGTGTCAGCACCGCGCTTTATAGAGACGCTCGTGGTGGCCGATGCATCCATGACTCATTTGTATGGAGACGAAATACAG CTCTACATCCTGACCCTGATGTCCCTGACCGCCCAGCTGTACCGCCACCCCAGTCTCAGGAGCCCGGTGACCCTGGTGGTGGTGCAGGTCCTGCTGGTGGAGGACCCCGAGGTGGGGCCCCAGCTCTCTAGTATCGCCGGCGTGGCCCTCAGGAACTTCTGCTCCTGGCAGCAGCTCTTTAACCCGCCCAGCCAGCGCCACCCGCAACATTATGATACAGCTGTGCTGTTCACTAGAGag GACATCTGTGGTCAGAGCTGTGACACGCTGGGCATGGCAGACGTGGGCACCATGTGTGACCCCAAGAGGAGCTGCTCCGTCATCGAGGACAATGGCCTCCAGGCCGCCTACACTGCTGCCCACGAGCTGG GCCACGTACTGAGCATGCCCCATGATGACTTCCCGACCTGTAAGCGTCTGTTTGGAGACGTGGGAGGAGGTCACATGATGGCTCCTCTGTTCGTCCACCTCAACCAGACCTTCCCCTGGTCACCCTGCAGCGCCCTCTACATCACAGAGTTCTTCGACAACGGACATG GTGACTGTCTGCTTGACCCCCCGGAGACAGTGCAGCCCCTgcccagagagaggccaggcgTGGCCTTCAATCTGGACCGCCAGTGCCAGCAGGCCTTCGGAGAAGAGTACCTCCGCTGCCCCAACACCTCTGCCAGCGATCTCTGCAGCCGGCTGTGGTGCTGGCAGGAGGGTACCACTCTCTGCGCCACCCGGAACTCCAGCCTCCCCTGGGCCGACGGCAGCACCTGCGGAGCCAACCGCACCTGCCTGGACGGGGAGTGTGTGTCCCACCTGGAAGCTTCACGGCCTCGG GTGGCGTTAGACGGCGGCTGGGCAGCCTGGGGGCTGTGGCAACAGTGTTCTAGAACATGCGGAGGCGGGGTCAAGTTCTCGTATCGGGAGTGTTCCGATCCGGTTCCTGAGAATGGAGGGCAGTACTGCACAGGCCAGAGAGTCAAGTACCAGTCCTGTAACACCCAGTCCTGCCAGCAGAACCAAG GGAAGAGCTTCAGGGAGGAGCAGTGTGAGAAGTACAACCGCCCCGTCCACTTTGACTTCCATGGTAACGCAAAGCAGTGGATCCCTAAGTACACTGGCGTGTCTCCGAGGGACCGGTGTAAGCTGGTCTGCCGGGCCCAAGGCAGCAGCGAATTCAGGGTGTTTGAGGCCAAG GTGGTGGACGGCACCACGTGCGGTCCAGACACCACGGCGGTGTGTGTCCGGGGCCAGTGTGTGAAGGCGGGCTGCGACCTTGTGATCAGCTCCAGTAAGAAGATGGacaagtgtggtgtgtgtggcggcACCGGACTGAGCTGCAGGAAGATCACTGGATCCCACAGCAGAGCCAC GTATGGCTACGATGACGTGGTCACCATCCCTGCTGGCGCCACCAACATTGACATCAAGCAGCGCAGTCAAAGGGGCATGAAGAACGACGGCATTTACCTGGCGGTGCGGCGGGAGGACGGCGGCTACGTGCTGAACGGTAACTTCTCGGTGTCCACGGTGGAGCAGGACGTGGCGGTGGCGGGGGCAGTGCTGAAGTACAGCGGCTCCTCCACCACGCTGGAGAGGATCCAGAGCTTCCAGACGCTTCGCCAGCCTCTCACCATCCAGCTGCTGGCCACCGGAATGGATGCAAACCCTCCCAAGATCAAATACACCTTCTTCATCCCTAGGAACACACCATTCATCAAGCCCAAGGACAGGAAAACATCCCTGCATATGATCCAGCCATTTGGCATGCCAGAATGGGTTCTGGGAGAATGGTCAGAGTGCTCTAAGAGCTGTGGTTCTGGCTGGTCCAGGAGGAACGTGGAGTGTCGAGACAGTGCTGGTTTCCTGTCCAGTCAGTGTGACAGGGACCTGAAGCCCTCAGACATCCGGGCATGTGGAGACCTGCCCTGCCCGATCTGGCAGATGGGACCCTGGTCTTCATGCTCTCGAACTTGCGGAGCCGGGCAGCGCAAACGAAGCGTGGTGTGTCTGGACTACACCGGGAAGATGGTGACGGAGGAGAGGTGTGACCCTGCGAAGCAGCCAGAGCCGGTCTCTGGAGAGTGTCTGAACCAGGAGTGTCTCTGA